The Thermocrinis ruber genome has a window encoding:
- a CDS encoding DUF554 family protein, with the protein MFLGFGTVVNFGLVLLGSSFGLWARRGIPERLRVGVMHAIGIFTLLLGVKLLVENKPETIKVFFLLVLGGAIGYWLSLEERLERLSQGFRGSGFLTASLLFTVGPLTFTGCLLEAVKGDSGLLLSKAFMDGISSTLLSATFGKGVLFSAFYVLFFQLSLTFAFYFFGNFISPQAMANTLFLGGGLMLALGLKILGLLEEVKLLNLMPSLLLSVVV; encoded by the coding sequence ATGTTTTTGGGCTTTGGCACGGTCGTAAATTTTGGGTTGGTCTTGCTTGGCTCTTCCTTTGGTTTATGGGCAAGGAGGGGCATTCCCGAGAGATTGAGGGTGGGAGTTATGCATGCAATAGGGATATTTACCCTGCTTTTGGGAGTAAAGCTCTTGGTGGAAAACAAGCCGGAGACCATAAAGGTTTTCTTTCTTTTGGTCTTGGGAGGTGCAATTGGCTACTGGCTTTCGCTGGAGGAGAGGCTGGAGAGGTTGTCCCAGGGCTTTAGAGGTTCTGGTTTTTTGACTGCGTCTTTGCTCTTTACTGTGGGTCCCCTTACCTTCACCGGCTGTCTTTTGGAGGCGGTAAAAGGAGACAGTGGGCTTTTGCTCTCAAAGGCTTTTATGGACGGCATTTCATCCACCCTTCTGAGTGCTACCTTTGGCAAGGGCGTTCTGTTTTCTGCCTTCTATGTGCTGTTTTTTCAGCTCTCTTTGACCTTTGCCTTTTACTTTTTTGGAAACTTTATAAGCCCTCAGGCTATGGCTAATACTCTCTTTTTGGGTGGTGGGCTAATGCTTGCCCTTGGTTTAAAAATTTTAGGCTTGCTCGAGGAGGTTAAACTGCTAAACCTTATGCCCTCTTTGTTGCTCTCTGTGGTTGTTTAA
- the trmFO gene encoding FADH(2)-oxidizing methylenetetrahydrofolate--tRNA-(uracil(54)-C(5))-methyltransferase TrmFO, translating to MRKVIVIGAGLAGSECAWQLANRGIEVHLYEMRPHQMTPAHRTGNFAELVCSNTFGSMELTSGAGLLKEELLILDSLIIKTAKEFYVPAGTALAVDREKFSQRITEILTHHPNIKVFYEEVKKVPRDEVVVIASGPLTSQALAEDIKELVGYEYLYFYDAISPIVEADSVDFSKGFWGSRYNKGGEEDYFNCTLTEEEYRVFYEELLKAEKVPLKDFEKAVYFEGCMPIEMLAERGYKTLLFGPMKPVGLIDPRTGKEPFAVVQLRRENREGTLLSLVGFQTRMTYSEQKRVFRLIPCLRNAVFVKLGSMHRNTFIQSNRILTPFLNMRKYPNIFFAGQITGVEGYTASVGTGLMAGINASRLIRGLDLVVPPEETMLGSLIRYITSKQGTLQPMAPVMGLLPPLDQKVKSKEEKRRLLAERAIRAMKAFKEEILKE from the coding sequence ATGAGAAAAGTTATAGTCATAGGCGCAGGTCTAGCTGGTAGTGAGTGTGCTTGGCAGTTGGCAAATAGGGGCATAGAGGTGCATCTGTACGAAATGAGACCTCACCAGATGACGCCCGCACACAGAACGGGTAATTTTGCAGAGCTTGTCTGTAGCAACACCTTTGGTAGCATGGAGCTTACCTCCGGGGCGGGGCTTTTAAAGGAGGAGCTTTTAATCCTTGACTCTTTGATTATAAAGACTGCCAAGGAATTTTATGTACCCGCAGGCACAGCCCTCGCAGTGGATAGAGAAAAGTTCTCCCAAAGGATCACAGAAATTTTGACCCATCATCCCAACATAAAGGTCTTTTATGAAGAGGTTAAAAAGGTACCAAGGGATGAGGTGGTAGTGATTGCCAGCGGTCCTTTGACCTCTCAAGCCCTTGCGGAGGATATAAAGGAGCTGGTAGGTTATGAATACCTTTACTTTTACGATGCCATCTCTCCCATCGTAGAGGCAGACAGTGTGGATTTCTCCAAGGGCTTTTGGGGCTCAAGGTACAACAAAGGGGGTGAGGAGGACTACTTCAACTGCACCCTAACAGAGGAGGAGTACAGGGTTTTTTATGAAGAGCTACTCAAGGCGGAAAAGGTGCCACTTAAAGATTTTGAAAAAGCGGTATACTTTGAGGGCTGTATGCCCATAGAGATGCTGGCGGAAAGGGGCTACAAAACCCTCCTTTTTGGACCCATGAAGCCGGTGGGTTTGATAGACCCGAGGACGGGTAAGGAACCCTTTGCGGTGGTACAACTCAGGAGGGAAAACAGAGAGGGAACGCTTCTCTCTCTGGTAGGCTTTCAAACCCGAATGACCTACTCAGAGCAAAAGAGGGTCTTCAGGCTCATACCATGCTTGAGGAATGCGGTCTTTGTAAAGCTTGGTTCTATGCATAGAAATACTTTCATTCAGTCTAACCGTATACTAACACCCTTTTTGAACATGAGAAAATATCCAAACATCTTTTTTGCCGGTCAGATAACGGGCGTGGAGGGTTATACTGCTTCCGTAGGCACCGGGCTGATGGCCGGCATAAATGCGTCAAGGTTGATAAGAGGTTTGGACCTTGTGGTCCCCCCAGAGGAAACCATGCTGGGCTCATTGATAAGATACATCACCTCTAAACAAGGGACCCTCCAGCCTATGGCACCCGTCATGGGGCTCTTGCCACCCTTGGACCAAAAGGTCAAAAGTAAAGAAGAAAAAAGGAGATTGCTTGCAGAGAGAGCAATCAGAGCAATGAAAGCCTTCAAAGAAGAAATTTTGAAGGAATGA
- a CDS encoding ABC transporter ATP-binding protein, producing MKPLIRLSGIKKTVGSEQILKGIDLEIYEGEFVSIIGASGSGKSSLLYIMGLLDKPTKGEVFFEGEKIDYSNDKRLSYLRNSKIGFVFQFHYLVQELSLLDNVILPAIKKGVPIKEAREMAMVLLERLGLKGKENRKPYEISGGEMQRTAIARALINQPKVLLADEPTGNLDSTNTQRVMDIFKEINKSQTTIVMVTHEIDLARQTKRIVELRDGSVIRQEYLQPFSPGPGT from the coding sequence ATGAAACCTCTAATAAGGCTAAGTGGGATTAAAAAAACCGTAGGTTCTGAGCAGATTTTAAAGGGCATAGACCTGGAGATTTATGAGGGAGAGTTTGTTTCCATAATAGGTGCCTCGGGCTCTGGCAAAAGTTCCCTTCTTTACATAATGGGGCTTTTGGACAAGCCAACAAAAGGAGAGGTATTCTTTGAGGGTGAGAAAATAGACTACTCCAACGACAAACGTCTTTCTTACCTGAGAAATTCTAAAATTGGCTTTGTCTTTCAGTTTCATTATCTGGTGCAAGAGCTCAGCCTTTTGGACAATGTAATCTTGCCAGCTATAAAAAAGGGAGTGCCTATAAAGGAGGCAAGGGAAATGGCTATGGTTCTCTTAGAAAGACTTGGGTTGAAAGGAAAGGAAAACAGAAAACCCTACGAAATCTCTGGAGGAGAGATGCAAAGAACAGCCATAGCAAGGGCTCTTATAAACCAACCAAAAGTCCTTTTGGCGGACGAGCCCACCGGAAACTTAGATTCCACCAACACTCAAAGAGTTATGGACATTTTCAAGGAGATTAACAAAAGTCAGACAACCATTGTAATGGTTACCCACGAGATAGACTTAGCCAGACAAACAAAGCGCATTGTGGAGCTCAGGGACGGGTCTGTAATAAGGCAAGAATATCTTCAACCGTTTTCACCGGGTCCTGGGACCTGA
- the pyrF gene encoding orotidine-5'-phosphate decarboxylase produces the protein MPKLCIALDTEYENALKLVKALRGKDITFKVGYKLFISHHRRITEPIKEEGFELFLDLKLHDIPSTVQNGVLSAKELGADYITVHITSGRDALRRAVEVSDGLKLLGVSLLTSLEEEHLKDFGVCLSKEEYVLRLASLALECGITGLVCSGKELPLLKSRFNFFAVVPGVRLGQEEREDQRRVVSLEEAIRNGADMVVLGRSILRSQDPVKTVEDILALLQTRP, from the coding sequence ATGCCAAAACTTTGTATAGCACTGGACACCGAATACGAGAATGCCCTTAAGCTTGTCAAAGCCCTTAGGGGCAAAGATATAACCTTCAAGGTGGGCTATAAGCTCTTCATATCTCACCACAGAAGGATCACGGAGCCCATAAAGGAGGAGGGCTTTGAACTCTTTTTGGACCTTAAACTCCACGACATACCAAGCACAGTTCAAAACGGCGTGCTGTCTGCAAAGGAGCTTGGGGCGGACTATATAACGGTTCATATAACCTCCGGAAGGGATGCCCTGAGGCGAGCGGTTGAAGTTAGCGATGGTCTAAAACTGCTGGGCGTTAGCCTTCTAACAAGTCTGGAAGAAGAACATCTAAAGGATTTTGGTGTATGTCTGTCAAAGGAGGAGTACGTGCTAAGGCTGGCAAGCCTTGCCCTTGAGTGTGGTATTACAGGTCTTGTGTGTTCTGGAAAGGAACTTCCCCTTTTAAAGTCAAGGTTCAACTTCTTTGCGGTAGTTCCCGGCGTGAGGCTCGGACAGGAAGAGAGGGAAGACCAAAGGAGAGTTGTCAGTTTGGAAGAGGCTATAAGGAATGGCGCAGACATGGTAGTTTTAGGAAGGAGTATCCTCAGGTCCCAGGACCCGGTGAAAACGGTTGAAGATATTCTTGCCTTATTACAGACCCGTCCCTGA
- the mqnE gene encoding aminofutalosine synthase MqnE, whose translation MELEVLLKAQKDVSLRRIGEKVLEGKRLSPEDALTLFNSNELAYIGALAEYVNRQKNGMFAYFVVNRQINPTNICVYQCNFCAFGVLKSDPRAYEMSLEEILKKVEETYQQGGREVHIVGGVPPHWKVEDYVGLVREIKSRFPQMVVKAWTAIEIHHMAKISKRSYEDILKELKDAGLDAIPGGGAEIFSERARKIIAPYKANAEEYLEVHRTAHKLGIPSNATMLYGHVETYEERVEHMLKLRELQDETGGFQVFIPLAYWPEGTRLGGKRTSSVDDLKTIAISRLFLDNFPHIKAYWITLGEKIAQIALNMGADDLDGTIEEERIVHSAGTKSPYRQSKEKLINLIRSAGKIPVERDTFYNTVAIYP comes from the coding sequence ATGGAACTGGAAGTTTTGCTGAAGGCTCAGAAGGATGTTTCTTTAAGGCGGATCGGTGAGAAGGTTTTGGAGGGCAAAAGGCTTAGCCCAGAGGACGCACTTACCCTATTCAATTCCAACGAGCTTGCATACATCGGCGCGCTGGCGGAGTATGTTAATAGGCAAAAGAACGGTATGTTTGCCTACTTTGTGGTAAATAGACAGATCAACCCAACCAATATATGCGTCTATCAATGCAACTTTTGTGCCTTTGGTGTTCTCAAGTCTGACCCAAGGGCTTACGAAATGAGCTTGGAGGAGATTCTAAAGAAGGTGGAGGAAACCTATCAGCAAGGTGGTAGAGAGGTGCATATTGTGGGTGGTGTGCCACCCCATTGGAAAGTGGAGGATTATGTGGGCTTGGTGCGGGAAATTAAAAGCAGGTTTCCGCAGATGGTGGTAAAGGCTTGGACTGCCATAGAGATCCACCACATGGCAAAAATATCAAAGAGAAGTTATGAAGATATCCTCAAAGAACTAAAGGATGCTGGGCTTGACGCCATTCCCGGCGGTGGTGCGGAAATATTCTCCGAGAGGGCAAGGAAGATCATCGCACCCTACAAGGCCAACGCAGAGGAATATTTGGAGGTTCATAGAACTGCCCACAAGCTTGGCATTCCCTCCAACGCTACCATGCTTTACGGACACGTGGAAACCTACGAAGAGAGGGTGGAGCATATGTTAAAGCTAAGGGAACTCCAGGATGAAACGGGTGGCTTTCAGGTGTTTATTCCTTTAGCCTACTGGCCCGAGGGTACCCGTTTGGGTGGCAAACGCACCTCTTCGGTGGATGACCTAAAGACCATAGCCATATCAAGGCTCTTCTTGGACAACTTCCCACACATAAAAGCCTACTGGATCACCTTGGGAGAAAAGATTGCCCAAATTGCCCTAAACATGGGGGCGGATGACCTAGATGGCACCATAGAGGAAGAAAGGATCGTCCATTCTGCCGGCACCAAGAGCCCTT
- a CDS encoding glycosyltransferase yields the protein MRIAFLKVGEYEGTLRHFKAFAGRFRERGAEVLELDIGQGDLNDRVKELMDFGPMFCVDLNANGVITVSQEDKRLALSDAMGFVHVSIFADEPLFNFAPLLDMRNANNFLPVVCDLKYADSLAFLGIKQPPSYITPFLDPSQMKEPTQDREISLAFFGPVIDPNIIAGQVVENYRQEFLGIFFEVGEFLFRNPEVHVLQAHDYILSMFNPALQEEYAKWREENPKDFLNFLNLISIYATAKKRWFLLSFLDGMELKVFGEIQGTPFEGHEAVVPKDWTELLELLGKSQLVITSYPHSVPTGVGFSPLEIAYMGCALMVDYRATLPGFFVPEEEVITYLPLDRAEIEEKVLFYLENPDKALEIGTRARQKIFERYTFEDRADFLYDLFSNILANAQQVQ from the coding sequence ATGCGAATTGCTTTTTTGAAAGTGGGAGAGTATGAGGGCACGCTCAGGCACTTTAAAGCCTTTGCCGGCAGGTTCAGAGAAAGGGGTGCGGAGGTTTTGGAACTGGACATAGGGCAGGGAGACCTCAACGATAGGGTAAAGGAGCTTATGGACTTTGGTCCTATGTTCTGCGTTGACCTGAACGCCAACGGGGTTATAACCGTCAGCCAAGAGGACAAAAGGCTTGCCCTGTCGGACGCCATGGGCTTTGTGCATGTTTCCATCTTTGCGGACGAACCTCTTTTTAACTTTGCACCTCTCTTAGATATGAGAAACGCCAACAACTTTTTGCCAGTGGTCTGCGACCTTAAATACGCAGACAGCTTGGCATTCCTTGGCATCAAACAGCCTCCCTCTTACATAACGCCCTTTTTGGACCCAAGCCAGATGAAAGAGCCCACCCAGGATAGGGAAATATCATTAGCCTTCTTTGGACCGGTCATAGATCCAAACATAATTGCGGGGCAGGTGGTAGAAAATTACAGGCAGGAATTTTTAGGCATCTTCTTTGAAGTGGGAGAGTTTTTGTTTAGAAACCCGGAAGTTCATGTATTGCAGGCACACGATTATATCCTTTCTATGTTTAATCCCGCCTTGCAAGAGGAGTATGCCAAGTGGAGGGAAGAGAACCCTAAGGACTTTTTAAACTTTTTGAACCTTATTTCCATTTATGCCACCGCCAAAAAGAGGTGGTTTCTTTTAAGCTTTTTGGATGGAATGGAGCTAAAGGTCTTTGGAGAAATTCAAGGCACGCCCTTTGAGGGGCATGAAGCGGTTGTTCCAAAGGACTGGACGGAGCTTTTGGAACTTTTAGGAAAAAGCCAGTTGGTTATAACCTCCTATCCTCACAGTGTGCCAACGGGTGTGGGCTTTTCCCCCTTGGAGATTGCATACATGGGCTGTGCCTTGATGGTAGACTATAGGGCTACTCTGCCGGGCTTTTTTGTACCAGAGGAGGAGGTGATCACATACCTTCCCTTAGACAGGGCAGAGATTGAAGAAAAGGTGCTGTTTTACCTTGAAAACCCAGATAAGGCTCTGGAGATAGGTACAAGGGCTCGCCAAAAGATCTTTGAAAGATACACCTTTGAAGACAGGGCGGACTTTTTGTATGACCTCTTTTCTAACATCCTAGCAAACGCCCAGCAGGTACAATAA